A single window of Archangium gephyra DNA harbors:
- a CDS encoding outer membrane lipoprotein-sorting protein codes for MKPSARLPVLLVALLVQVPVLAAEPAKAPAADSKAATGASREELVAYLARIDKRMTFTSDYKGTVRIMGLSKQNSETAVEIHVYRRDKTRDLLFMTTKPKYMAGSGYLRVGNNLWEYEPTVGQWTRSTMRANISGTFTCEADFERSRLAEAYEPKDEGTEVVDGVTYRKLFLTGKPGTEVSFPLLRLWVDPDLNIVKRIGYAPSGKPLRTDIVRGYQRIKDPLTNEFVYHYKEVMEEEAEEGSRVLVRYDEVVLAPLDPSIFTKSWLESRSR; via the coding sequence ATGAAACCGAGTGCCCGTCTGCCCGTGCTCCTCGTCGCGCTCCTCGTGCAGGTGCCCGTGCTGGCCGCCGAGCCCGCCAAGGCCCCCGCCGCCGACTCCAAGGCAGCCACGGGCGCGTCCCGGGAGGAGCTGGTGGCGTACCTGGCCCGCATCGACAAGCGGATGACCTTCACCAGCGACTACAAGGGCACCGTCCGCATCATGGGGCTCAGCAAGCAGAACTCCGAGACGGCGGTGGAGATCCACGTCTACCGCCGCGACAAGACGAGGGATCTGCTCTTCATGACCACGAAGCCCAAGTACATGGCGGGCAGCGGGTACCTGCGCGTGGGCAACAACCTGTGGGAGTACGAGCCCACGGTGGGCCAGTGGACGCGGAGCACCATGCGGGCCAACATCTCCGGCACCTTCACGTGCGAGGCGGACTTCGAGCGCTCCCGGCTCGCCGAGGCCTACGAGCCCAAGGACGAGGGCACGGAGGTCGTCGATGGCGTGACGTACCGCAAGCTGTTCCTGACGGGGAAGCCGGGCACCGAGGTGTCCTTCCCCCTGCTGCGCCTGTGGGTGGACCCTGACCTGAACATCGTGAAGCGCATCGGGTACGCGCCGTCGGGCAAGCCGCTGCGCACCGATATCGTCCGCGGCTACCAGCGCATCAAGGATCCGCTGACCAACGAGTTCGTCTACCACTACAAGGAAGTGATGGAGGAGGAGGCGGAGGAGGGCTCGCGGGTGCTGGTGCGCTACGACGAGGTGGTGCTCGCCCCGCTCGACCCGAGCATCTTCACCAAGTCCTGGCTCGAGTCGCGCTCGCGGTAG